A window of Fodinibius salinus contains these coding sequences:
- a CDS encoding sodium:solute symporter family protein: METWVIILLICGLYLALTLAMGIIPGLKVSESVSGYVAGDRSMNLLILYFVMGASVFSSFAFLGGPGWAYSRGAAAFYIIAYGTTGMIPIYFFGPKVRRLGKKFGFVTQAEILEDRFNNKYLSVLLAILSIIVFIPYLTLQMKGAGYVITTISEGVIPQWLGAGIAYLVVLLYVFYSGVMGVGWTNTFQGIFMMVIAWFLGLYLPYKLFGGVGEMFTQIAQSDMSAMLKAPGLNAAGEPWSWWGYSSSVVVSAVGLSVWPHLFMRSFAADSDRTMKLTAVLYPTFQLFLIPILIIGFTAVLAYPGVTPADSILPHVLTQLELPVTIIGLVCAGTLAASMSSGDAILHSAASIGVRDGLSHILPERLKTDKKERYHIRILVIIISVIAYYFAVISDVPIVNLLLGSYGGVAQIFPLVFCMFYWRRATGYGAVAGLLGGIIITILFLLYPDLRPLPMHEGIYGLIVNIALIVGVSLSTEPESQERIEQYFNA, from the coding sequence ATGGAGACCTGGGTCATTATACTTCTCATATGTGGACTATACCTGGCACTCACCCTTGCCATGGGTATTATTCCGGGGCTCAAAGTTTCCGAAAGCGTCAGCGGATATGTTGCCGGCGATCGGAGTATGAATCTGCTTATACTGTATTTTGTGATGGGCGCTTCTGTCTTCTCCTCCTTTGCTTTTCTGGGCGGACCGGGTTGGGCTTACTCTCGCGGTGCCGCTGCTTTCTATATCATTGCCTATGGCACTACTGGTATGATTCCCATTTACTTCTTCGGACCAAAAGTGCGGCGGCTGGGTAAAAAATTTGGCTTTGTCACTCAGGCCGAGATTTTGGAAGATCGCTTTAACAACAAATATTTATCAGTCCTGCTAGCAATCCTCAGCATCATTGTATTCATTCCTTATCTGACATTGCAAATGAAAGGAGCCGGATACGTCATAACCACCATCAGTGAAGGTGTTATTCCTCAATGGCTGGGAGCCGGCATCGCCTATCTCGTAGTACTGCTATATGTTTTTTATAGTGGCGTGATGGGCGTGGGATGGACGAATACCTTCCAGGGTATTTTTATGATGGTTATCGCCTGGTTTCTGGGGCTATATCTGCCCTACAAACTTTTTGGAGGTGTAGGTGAAATGTTTACCCAAATTGCTCAATCTGATATGTCGGCCATGTTAAAAGCTCCCGGACTTAACGCCGCCGGAGAACCCTGGAGCTGGTGGGGATACAGTTCGTCTGTGGTCGTTTCTGCCGTGGGACTTTCGGTATGGCCACACTTGTTTATGCGTTCCTTTGCTGCTGACAGTGACCGCACGATGAAACTTACTGCAGTACTGTACCCCACATTTCAACTATTTTTAATTCCCATTTTGATTATCGGGTTTACCGCCGTACTCGCTTATCCCGGTGTTACCCCGGCTGACAGTATTTTGCCCCACGTTTTAACCCAGCTTGAACTGCCCGTCACTATCATTGGACTGGTTTGTGCTGGAACGCTGGCTGCCTCAATGTCTTCAGGAGATGCTATTCTCCATTCCGCCGCCTCCATTGGAGTGCGGGATGGACTATCACACATATTGCCTGAACGACTGAAGACTGACAAAAAAGAACGGTATCACATCCGTATATTAGTAATCATCATCAGCGTAATTGCCTACTATTTTGCAGTCATCTCGGACGTGCCGATTGTAAATCTGCTACTTGGTTCCTATGGCGGGGTGGCACAAATATTTCCTCTTGTTTTCTGTATGTTTTACTGGCGCAGGGCTACGGGTTACGGTGCAGTTGCAGGACTTCTCGGCGGTATCATCATAACCATATTATTTCTGTTATATCCCGACTTGCGGCCCCTGCCAATGCACGAAGGCATATATGGATTAATAGTTAACATTGCGCTGATCGTTGGCGTCAGTCTTTCTACTGAACCGGAATCTCAAGAACGTATTGAGCAATATTTTAACGCATAA
- a CDS encoding RluA family pseudouridine synthase, whose protein sequence is MNVTHTNPELPIIFEDDHLLVIEKPAGVLSQEDHTGDPDVLNLCKQHLSQSTKNPYVGLVHRLDRPVGGLMILAKTSSSANALSQQMRDRTMQKTYWAVTQGHPPQNGMLTHHLSKNRDTNIVTVVSGNQKKGKEAILSFAKMEEVGNLHLLSVHLQTGRPHQIRVQLAHEDYPIWGDYKYGKNQPDGRDIALRAVELIFEHPTLGHELQFELAPPNIEPWQHFSIAQS, encoded by the coding sequence ATGAACGTAACACACACTAATCCCGAGCTACCAATTATCTTTGAGGATGACCATCTGCTTGTCATTGAAAAACCGGCGGGGGTTTTATCACAAGAAGACCATACTGGTGACCCTGATGTGCTAAACCTTTGTAAACAGCATCTTTCTCAATCAACAAAAAACCCATACGTGGGACTCGTACACCGGCTGGACCGTCCGGTGGGTGGACTTATGATATTAGCTAAAACATCTTCTTCGGCCAATGCCCTTTCGCAACAAATGCGCGACCGTACCATGCAAAAAACATACTGGGCCGTAACCCAAGGTCATCCGCCTCAAAATGGAATGCTTACCCATCATCTCAGCAAAAACAGGGATACCAATATTGTAACCGTGGTATCCGGCAATCAGAAAAAAGGCAAAGAAGCAATCCTTTCATTCGCTAAAATGGAAGAAGTCGGGAATCTGCATTTACTGTCGGTGCACCTACAAACGGGTCGACCACATCAAATTCGCGTGCAGCTGGCTCATGAGGACTATCCTATCTGGGGCGATTACAAATACGGGAAAAACCAGCCCGACGGGCGTGATATTGCACTGAGAGCAGTAGAGCTAATTTTTGAACATCCAACATTGGGACACGAACTACAATTTGAGCTAGCTCCACCCAATATCGAACCTTGGCAACATTTTTCAATTGCTCAATCATAA
- a CDS encoding class I SAM-dependent methyltransferase, with the protein MKADQLSQTATFIAIKFYGLTRIDDFQTLFDASTIKFYDKLVTSLPAPLSYYHYWLQLGWIRKLYIWSEELLLPGDLLHIMGRKWIIGHILENLVDEGYEQIIVLGAGFDHLSHKYMQQDVSCIELDTPHMAELKRRFLDEYYPNSRRPRILDVHLPNDNIDTIFSNEQQINPHKKTIIVAEGFFDYLSSETVSLLLQQIGNYFTAPPKLVGTHFALDELSAFRRTVFTRSVQIVGEKLSFNTSVTEFRQLLQDNNYQIQLMQGAKDIRQRIVQHVDTDLPILPGFYIFKAQKK; encoded by the coding sequence ATGAAAGCTGATCAGCTGAGCCAGACCGCTACTTTTATCGCCATTAAATTCTACGGGCTTACACGTATAGACGACTTCCAAACACTTTTTGATGCTTCAACCATCAAATTCTATGATAAGTTGGTTACTTCACTTCCCGCTCCACTTAGCTATTATCATTACTGGTTACAATTAGGATGGATTCGCAAACTGTATATTTGGTCAGAGGAGTTGCTACTGCCTGGCGACCTGTTGCATATCATGGGGCGAAAATGGATTATCGGGCATATTCTAGAAAATCTAGTTGATGAAGGATATGAACAAATTATTGTACTTGGGGCGGGTTTTGATCATTTGTCGCATAAATATATGCAACAAGATGTTTCGTGTATAGAACTGGATACCCCTCATATGGCCGAACTTAAGCGAAGATTTTTAGACGAATATTATCCCAATAGCCGACGGCCGAGAATTCTGGATGTTCATCTGCCCAATGATAACATTGACACCATTTTTTCTAATGAGCAACAGATCAATCCCCATAAAAAAACCATTATAGTAGCCGAAGGTTTTTTTGATTACCTGTCTTCTGAAACCGTCAGCCTTTTGTTACAACAGATCGGAAATTATTTTACCGCTCCTCCTAAACTTGTAGGTACTCATTTTGCACTGGATGAGCTTTCAGCCTTTCGGCGCACCGTATTTACCCGCAGTGTACAGATAGTAGGCGAAAAACTGAGTTTTAACACTTCAGTAACTGAATTCCGACAACTCTTGCAGGATAACAACTATCAAATTCAGCTGATGCAAGGGGCAAAAGATATTCGGCAAAGGATTGTGCAACATGTAGATACAGACTTACCAATACTGCCCGGATTTTATATTTTTAAAGCGCAAAAAAAATGA
- the rmuC gene encoding DNA recombination protein RmuC, translating to MELISILFILIGIAAGYAIAHFKNKSSQALTKEEADALEAEREQTLQQVSRLEERNQNLSAQLEETQQEEKKAEQRANEAEKQLAELNANYRNLKERLSEQKEEMQNLQEKFKDEFENLANKILEKKSKKFTEQNKEKLDQLLKPLGEKMEEFKKKVEKTHKEDIEGRSSLKQHLEHLKEMNQQMAKETKDLTKALKGDTKTQGSWGEVILQRILEKSGLTEEREYEIQESHTTDEGRRLQPDVVVYLPDEKRLVIDSKVSLKAYERMSSADDEGEREQALKEHVSSLRTHVKKLSSKNYEQLYSGKSPDFVLMFVPIESAFGVALQYDSNLYYEAFEQNIVIVSPSTLLATLATIDSVWKQEYQNKNAQKIAYRGGQLYDKFEVFTRSLLEIGDRIEQAQKSYDDALGQLSEGRGNLVRQAEMLKELGADTNKSLPTDLSDPHQLGEQNGAESEGLEEG from the coding sequence ATGGAACTGATTTCAATTTTATTTATTCTGATAGGCATTGCCGCCGGCTATGCTATTGCTCATTTCAAAAACAAAAGCAGCCAGGCTTTGACCAAAGAAGAGGCCGATGCGCTGGAGGCCGAGCGAGAGCAGACTTTGCAACAGGTTTCACGACTCGAAGAGCGCAACCAGAATTTGTCTGCGCAGTTAGAAGAAACCCAGCAGGAAGAAAAAAAGGCCGAACAGCGCGCTAATGAGGCCGAAAAACAGCTGGCCGAGCTCAACGCCAATTACCGCAATCTGAAAGAACGGCTCAGTGAGCAGAAAGAAGAGATGCAAAATCTGCAGGAAAAGTTTAAAGACGAGTTTGAGAATCTGGCCAACAAGATACTGGAAAAGAAGTCCAAGAAGTTTACCGAACAGAACAAGGAGAAGTTGGATCAGCTGCTGAAACCATTGGGCGAAAAGATGGAGGAGTTTAAGAAGAAGGTAGAAAAAACGCATAAAGAAGATATAGAGGGACGAAGTTCGCTGAAGCAGCACCTGGAACATCTGAAAGAGATGAATCAACAGATGGCTAAAGAGACCAAGGACTTGACGAAGGCACTGAAAGGAGATACCAAGACGCAGGGCAGTTGGGGGGAGGTGATCCTGCAGCGGATCCTCGAAAAATCGGGACTTACCGAAGAACGAGAATACGAAATACAGGAAAGTCATACGACCGACGAAGGACGTCGCCTGCAGCCGGATGTGGTGGTATATCTGCCTGATGAAAAGCGGCTCGTGATTGACTCCAAAGTATCGTTGAAGGCTTACGAGCGGATGAGTTCAGCCGATGATGAGGGTGAGCGGGAGCAGGCCCTTAAAGAGCATGTGAGTTCACTACGAACGCATGTAAAGAAACTTAGCAGTAAAAATTATGAACAGCTTTACAGTGGTAAAAGTCCTGATTTTGTGTTGATGTTTGTGCCGATTGAGTCGGCTTTTGGGGTGGCTCTGCAGTACGATAGTAACCTTTATTATGAGGCCTTTGAACAAAATATTGTGATTGTGAGTCCCTCGACACTGTTGGCTACTCTGGCCACGATTGACAGCGTTTGGAAGCAAGAGTATCAGAATAAAAATGCACAGAAGATTGCTTACCGTGGCGGACAGCTTTATGATAAGTTTGAGGTATTTACAAGGAGTTTATTAGAAATTGGCGATCGTATTGAGCAGGCTCAAAAAAGTTATGATGATGCTTTAGGTCAACTTTCTGAAGGACGTGGAAACTTGGTGCGTCAGGCCGAAATGTTGAAAGAGTTGGGAGCCGATACAAATAAAAGTTTACCGACTGATTTAAGTGATCCGCATCAGCTGGGGGAACAGAATGGAGCGGAGTCTGAAGGACTGGAAGAGGGGTAG
- a CDS encoding zinc ribbon domain-containing protein, with the protein MEYLNWQCPKCENSHYETDQLTATGGGFTKFFNVQSKKFTTVTCSKCRYTELYKEETSTLGNVLDFFGN; encoded by the coding sequence ATGGAATACCTTAACTGGCAATGTCCCAAATGTGAGAACAGTCATTACGAAACTGATCAGCTTACCGCTACCGGCGGCGGATTCACCAAGTTCTTTAATGTACAAAGTAAAAAATTTACGACCGTCACCTGCAGCAAATGCCGATACACTGAGCTGTACAAAGAAGAAACAAGTACGCTGGGCAACGTGCTCGATTTCTTCGGCAACTAG
- a CDS encoding sodium:calcium antiporter, which yields MIISLLVWTVVAIIATAILWKGSDWLEHASEGLSTYYELPDIVQGALVVAIGSSFPEFSTVVLSTLLHGEFDLGLAAIVGSAIFNILIIPAAAGIVTKNPLESNRDLVYKEAQFYIISVAVLIITFSFAAIFNPVADGGERIILGEMNRTLALLPLLLYGFYIFIQYQDTMDYESDMDPTEINPLKQWGMLAASLVIIVIGVELLVRAAINFGNILGTPSFLWGISVVAAGTSIPDAFVSVRKARKRDAVTALANVLGSNIFDLLVCIPMGVLIAGATVINFSIAAPLMGALTLATLLLFSFMRTDMLLNRKESVTLIIAYVLFLLWMALENFAIIDSIPSLPA from the coding sequence ATGATCATTTCCTTGCTTGTTTGGACGGTTGTTGCGATCATCGCTACGGCTATTCTTTGGAAGGGCAGCGACTGGCTTGAGCATGCCAGCGAAGGACTTTCTACGTATTACGAATTGCCTGATATTGTACAGGGTGCGCTGGTTGTGGCTATCGGCTCCAGCTTTCCAGAATTCTCTACGGTCGTACTTTCGACCCTACTGCACGGAGAATTTGATCTGGGGCTGGCTGCGATCGTAGGATCGGCAATTTTCAATATCCTGATTATTCCCGCTGCAGCGGGAATAGTAACCAAGAATCCACTTGAATCTAATCGGGATTTGGTATATAAAGAGGCACAGTTTTATATCATTTCGGTAGCTGTGCTAATTATCACCTTTTCGTTTGCAGCAATTTTTAATCCTGTTGCCGACGGAGGGGAGAGGATCATACTTGGTGAAATGAACCGCACGTTGGCTTTGTTACCGCTTCTGCTTTATGGGTTTTATATATTTATTCAGTATCAGGATACGATGGATTACGAATCTGATATGGATCCGACTGAGATCAATCCCTTAAAACAGTGGGGTATGTTAGCAGCCAGCTTGGTAATTATTGTAATTGGGGTAGAACTGCTGGTTCGGGCGGCCATTAATTTTGGAAATATCCTTGGGACTCCATCATTCTTGTGGGGCATTTCGGTTGTTGCTGCAGGAACTAGCATCCCGGATGCTTTTGTGAGTGTCCGCAAAGCTCGCAAAAGAGATGCGGTAACTGCACTGGCCAATGTGCTAGGCAGTAATATTTTTGACCTGTTGGTTTGTATCCCGATGGGGGTACTTATAGCTGGGGCTACTGTTATTAATTTCAGTATAGCAGCTCCGCTAATGGGAGCATTGACACTGGCGACGTTACTGTTATTCAGCTTCATGCGCACCGATATGCTTCTCAATCGAAAAGAATCGGTAACGCTGATCATAGCATATGTATTGTTTTTGCTCTGGATGGCCCTCGAGAATTTTGCCATTATTGACTCTATTCCGTCGTTGCCTGCTTAG
- a CDS encoding DsbA family oxidoreductase has product MKVEIWSDVVCPFCYIGKRRFEEALAEFEYTDELEIQWRSFQLNPDLKTNPEANINEHLADAKGWSPEQTKQMMRHVTDMASEVGLEYEMDRTIVANSFDAQRLIQFAKSHNKGQQAEEVLFEAYFTNGQNIDNIDTLVNLATQLDLDAQDTKSVLQSDQFTNTVKHDIQTANGMGISGVPFFLFNRKYAVSGARGSEIFLKALKQSWNEWMENQPMEIEEPSNNSTTCTSDDNC; this is encoded by the coding sequence ATGAAAGTAGAAATATGGTCCGACGTGGTCTGCCCTTTTTGCTATATCGGCAAACGGCGGTTTGAAGAAGCACTCGCTGAATTTGAATATACTGATGAGCTGGAAATTCAGTGGCGCAGTTTTCAGCTTAATCCCGATTTAAAAACCAATCCCGAAGCCAATATTAATGAGCACTTGGCCGATGCTAAAGGCTGGTCACCCGAGCAGACCAAACAAATGATGCGCCACGTGACAGACATGGCCAGTGAGGTGGGACTTGAATACGAAATGGATCGCACGATCGTAGCCAACTCATTTGATGCACAACGACTTATTCAATTTGCCAAATCGCATAATAAGGGACAGCAGGCAGAAGAAGTGCTATTTGAAGCATATTTCACCAACGGCCAAAATATTGATAACATTGATACACTTGTTAATCTGGCCACGCAGCTTGATCTGGACGCTCAAGATACAAAATCAGTTTTACAAAGTGATCAGTTTACAAATACCGTTAAACATGACATTCAAACGGCCAACGGAATGGGTATTAGCGGGGTACCATTCTTTTTATTTAATCGAAAATATGCTGTATCCGGGGCACGGGGATCAGAAATATTTCTAAAAGCGCTCAAACAATCCTGGAATGAGTGGATGGAGAATCAACCTATGGAAATAGAAGAGCCAAGCAATAATAGTACTACTTGCACATCTGATGACAATTGTTAG
- a CDS encoding lytic murein transglycosylase, translating into MIYARSVILLLIVLFSWESFGVSSATAKSVILDPLQELPSQKKNHSDPSPEFDKELNSLIHILKKEGFDIKKLLEDPRFELYNNIADRFRKSAERKSHSLSSYKQVLGFKDKGEQIVYFLEDYQKQLDKAESQYNISRYVIAAIIGIESDFGNNVGTYNPFNAYVSMYVEKYRQQFAKAQIKELLEFVNRKNIDVYELKSSYAGAMAFAQFIPYSLNKWFVGDDIFDMNNNIMSVANYLRYFKQKTNNIETAVLRYNPSSMYKQAVMDLAQLAEKQHRN; encoded by the coding sequence ATGATATATGCACGTAGCGTCATATTATTGTTAATAGTTCTCTTTAGCTGGGAAAGCTTCGGAGTCTCATCTGCAACAGCCAAAAGTGTAATTCTTGATCCTCTCCAAGAATTACCTTCGCAGAAAAAAAATCATTCTGATCCATCACCGGAATTTGATAAAGAGCTAAATTCGCTGATTCATATCCTTAAAAAAGAGGGCTTCGATATCAAAAAACTGCTCGAAGATCCACGCTTTGAGCTATATAATAACATCGCCGATCGATTCCGAAAATCAGCCGAACGGAAATCACACAGTCTATCATCCTATAAACAAGTACTCGGTTTTAAGGATAAAGGAGAGCAAATTGTTTACTTCCTCGAGGATTACCAAAAACAACTCGACAAGGCTGAATCACAATACAATATTTCAAGATATGTAATTGCCGCTATTATTGGCATAGAATCAGACTTTGGCAATAACGTAGGAACCTATAATCCCTTTAACGCCTACGTTTCGATGTATGTAGAAAAGTATCGCCAGCAGTTTGCCAAGGCTCAAATCAAAGAACTTTTAGAGTTTGTTAACCGAAAAAATATTGATGTTTATGAGCTTAAATCTAGCTATGCTGGCGCTATGGCTTTTGCACAGTTCATCCCCTACTCATTAAACAAATGGTTTGTCGGCGACGATATTTTCGATATGAATAATAATATTATGTCGGTGGCCAATTATTTGCGCTATTTCAAACAAAAAACCAACAACATAGAAACAGCCGTACTCCGCTATAACCCCAGCAGTATGTATAAACAGGCGGTGATGGACTTGGCTCAGCTGGCAGAAAAGCAACATAGAAATTAA
- a CDS encoding matrixin family metalloprotease — protein MSKQLISFIVFIGLAITFVIFFSTISSGTNPIPCQEPLTYRIASIDPRFDTDRKTIQTVMEDVEALWKTALDKEVLEYRPEEGLVDIHIVFGKEQQRTKKEKQLSQRVQRLKKQILTRKENLERLRKTYEKRKRDFDKNRNAYLVAIKSFNTQIEQWNKQRGGIPPGKKKEVKQMERDIKRLERKVKRKRQNTEMMRKRVNNKLEQVNRLVKKQKNTIDEYKKRFSEARKFNQGQFIAKKDELRINIYQYRNRAELKTVLAHEAGHAMGIRHVDNPKALMNDMLDEQDIFNLKLTQDDVSALAKQCDQ, from the coding sequence GTGAGCAAACAACTTATCTCTTTCATAGTCTTTATTGGCCTTGCTATAACTTTTGTAATCTTTTTTAGCACCATCTCATCTGGTACAAATCCGATACCTTGTCAAGAACCATTAACCTACCGCATCGCTTCAATTGATCCTCGGTTTGATACTGATCGTAAAACGATCCAAACAGTCATGGAAGATGTAGAAGCACTCTGGAAAACCGCACTTGATAAAGAAGTCCTAGAATATCGTCCCGAAGAAGGATTAGTAGATATACATATCGTTTTTGGGAAGGAGCAACAACGTACTAAGAAGGAAAAACAACTTTCGCAGCGAGTTCAACGGTTAAAAAAACAAATTTTGACTCGTAAGGAGAACCTGGAACGGTTGAGAAAAACCTATGAAAAACGTAAGCGAGATTTTGATAAAAACAGAAATGCTTATTTAGTAGCAATCAAGAGTTTTAATACCCAGATAGAACAATGGAACAAACAAAGAGGCGGTATTCCTCCGGGCAAAAAAAAAGAAGTCAAACAAATGGAACGTGATATAAAACGGCTTGAAAGGAAAGTAAAACGTAAAAGGCAGAATACAGAAATGATGAGGAAACGAGTGAATAACAAACTTGAACAAGTAAATAGACTCGTTAAAAAACAGAAAAATACTATTGACGAATATAAAAAACGATTTTCTGAAGCCCGTAAATTTAACCAGGGACAGTTTATCGCAAAAAAGGATGAACTACGAATCAATATTTACCAGTACCGTAACCGGGCAGAACTTAAAACGGTATTGGCACATGAAGCAGGCCATGCTATGGGAATTCGGCATGTTGACAATCCCAAAGCACTTATGAATGACATGTTGGATGAACAAGATATTTTCAATCTCAAGTTAACACAAGACGATGTATCCGCACTTGCAAAACAATGCGACCAATAA
- a CDS encoding cupin domain-containing protein, with protein sequence MAQKKIDPGEVVNLYSLDEDMPEDTTLALMKTSDMEVIRMVLPKDKEITEHSVDGEISVQCLEGTTAFDVGEQTHILSEGDWLYLGRKQRHSLRVLEDSVLLVTILFIRNSAKEEE encoded by the coding sequence ATGGCTCAGAAAAAAATAGATCCCGGTGAAGTTGTTAACCTTTACTCTCTGGACGAGGATATGCCTGAGGATACTACTCTGGCCCTCATGAAAACATCGGATATGGAAGTAATCCGAATGGTTCTGCCCAAAGACAAAGAAATTACTGAACACAGTGTAGACGGTGAAATATCAGTTCAGTGCCTGGAAGGAACCACAGCTTTTGATGTGGGGGAACAAACACACATTCTTTCAGAAGGTGACTGGTTGTATTTGGGCCGTAAGCAGCGCCACTCTCTGCGCGTGTTAGAAGATTCTGTTTTGTTGGTCACCATTCTGTTTATCAGGAACTCTGCTAAAGAAGAAGAGTAA